The genomic segment ACATCAAGATAGTGATCTGAAAAAGAAAAATTTTGTTCAGGATCAAGTACTTCCAGGAGGGCAGATGAAGGGTCGCCCCTGAAATCACTTCCAACCTTATCTATTTCATCAAGCATGAAAATAGGATTATTTGATTCAGCTCTTCGGATGCCCTGAATAATGCGGCCTGGAAGTGCGCCCACATAGGTTCTTCTATGTCCTCTTATTTCAGCTTCATCACGTACACCGCCCAAAGACAGGCGGATAAATTTTCTGCCTATGGCACGGGCAATGGATTGTCCCAAAGATGTTTTTCCTGTGCCTGGAGGGCCGGCAAAACATAAGATCGGGCTTTTTGATTCAGGATTTAATTTTCTTACAGCAAGATATTCAATAATGCGCTTTTTTGCTTTTTCCAGTCCAAAATGATCTTCATCCAGGATTTTTCTGGCCTTATTTATATCCAGGTTATCTTCTGTACTTTCATGCCAGGGGATTGAAGTCAGCCAGTCCAGGTATGTTGATGCAACAGTATATTCAGAAGATGAAGGATGCATTCTGGATAATCGGCTGAGTTCCCGTTCAGCTTCTTTTTTTGCTTCTTCAGGCAGATTTTTTTCCTCTATCCTGGCTTTGTAGTCATCAACTTCAACAGAGGTTTCGTCTTTTTCCCCAAGTTCTTCTTTAATGGCTTTTAACTGCTCCCGCAGATAGTATTCTCTCTGGCGCTTATCCATATCTCCTTTGACCTGGGACTGTATTTTATTGCCCAGTTCAAGGATCTCTACCTGATAATTAACTATCCTGGTTGTTTCCTTGAGCCGTTTTTTTACATCTTTTATTTCAAGTATTTTTTGTTTTTCATCAAGCGTGGAGTTTATGGTTGAAGCAATCATGTCTGCCAGAACCCCAGGCTCTTTTATGGATTTTGCCATATTGGCAAGTTCAGGCGGAAGACCTGGAGAAAGGCTGACAATTTTAGCAAATAATTCAAGGATGTTTGACATTAAGGCTTCAACTTCCTTGTCTTTGACTTCTTTTTCTTTTATATGGGTTACCCTGGCTTTTAAATAAGGTTTATGTTCTGTAAATTCATTAACCTTAAACCGGTTGATTCCCTGAACAAGGAGTTGAGCTTTGTTATCTTCGGTTTTAGCCAGCTTTAATATCAGGGCTGCAGTTCCAACAGACTCAAGTTCTTCATAAGGCTTAACATCTTTTTGCACAGGTTTTTTTGCTACAAGCAATCCTACAATACGGTCTTTAGCCATTGCTTCATCAATTAATTTTATGGAATCTCCCTGCATGACTACCAGAGGCAGAACCATTTTCGGAAAAAGAGCAGCATCAAAAAGTGGAAGGATCGGGATTTCTTCTGGAATATTTTCAGTATCCAGGTTAATAGCGGATTGTGTTTGTGACATGATGACCTCCGAAAATTCTTTTAATATCTTAAATTCAAATGACAGGTTTATAATGCTTTTTCAGCCGGTTTTCTATTCATTTGAAATTTGTATTTTATGGGTTTTATCTGTTTGCAGTTTTGCCAGGCGAATATAAAGCATACCGTCAAGATATGATGCTGTTACTTGTTCCGTATTAATGGGATTTGGAAGAAAAAGAATCCGTTCAAATTTCCCGCATCTGATCTCTGCAAGCCTGTATGTTGCATTTTCCAAACGGGGCATATCTATACGCTTTCCGGTAATTTTAACAGCTTTTGTATTTATTTCAATATCCAGATCATCTTTATTTACCCCTGCAATTTCAGCAAGAATAATAATCTCTTCAGGAGCTTCATAAATATCCATAGGCGGAGTCCATGTACATTCCGTACATGTAAAACGGGGACTGATGGCACGGAAAATATCTTCAATATTTTTTTCAAAGTTTGAACTTAACTGATCCAGGTTATTTCCAAATCGTATTTTTATATAATCCATTTTTTTAAACTCCTGCATGTCCTGCCAATATTTTATATGCCAGACCTTACCAATATAAAAACTATCCATTATAAAAATTATAATGTCAAATTTTTTATCTTAAACAAGTAAAATATGCAATTGTATTTAATCTATAAATACCGTATGAGGCTTTTTATGAAAATTAATAATAAAATCTCTTTTAAATGGATTATGGGAACCCAGTACTTTCTATATTTCGGGGTTATGGGTATCATTCTTCCATATTTCAACCTGTATTGCTTTCACCTTAATTTTACTGGTTTGCAGATAGGTCTGCTTTCTTCTGTCAGATCTGTATCTATGATCTTGTTTCCTGTTCTATGGGGTATTTTTGCTGATCGTTTTAGAATAAGGCGGCCCATATATATTTTCTGTAATTTTATGAGTGCAGGCATATGGATATTTTATTTTTTTACAACCGAGTTTAATATGATGTTTCTTATCGCAGCTTTATACTCAGTATTTTATGCTCCTATTATATCTTTTATGGAAGCTTTTACCATGGATGTTCTTAATACAGAAAAACAAAGCTACGGGAAAATCAGGGTATGGGGAACAATTGCATTTATCATAATTGTAGTCTTAATCGGAAAACTCATTGATCTTTATTCTGTTAATATCATCTTGGGCTTTATTTTTGCAGGTTCTTTGATCCAGGCATTGATTAGTGTAAATATCCCTGATATTAAAGCAGAAAAAAATATTGCATTTGTTTCAGGTGCAGATTTTTTACGCACCAGGCATGTAATTATTTTCCTGATCTGTGCTTTTATGATGCTTTTTAGTCATGGAACTTATTACGGTTTTTTTTCAATCCATCTTGAAAAACTTGGATTTGGAAAAACCTTTATAGGTTTTGCATGGGCTTTGGCTTCTATTGCCGAGATTCTGGTCATGATAAACTCAAACAGGATATTTAAACGCTTCAGCCTTGAGGATGTTATGTTTTTTTCGTTTATTACGGCTGGTGCAAGATGGCTGATTCTCTATTTTGCAGAATCCCAGGTAATAATTCTTGCTTCTCAATGTCTTCATGCCATTACCTATGGAACATTTCATATTGCAAGTATTCTTTATATTGACAGGGCATCACCTGAAGAATCAAAAACTATGGGGCAGGCTGTCAACAATGCACTGACCTATGGCCTGGGTACTACGGCAGGTATTTTTTTAAGCGGTTATTTTTTTGAGTCTCTGGGAGCTTTTAATCTGTTTCTCGTATGCAGTTTGATTGCTTTTACAGGAGGACTGATAATAAAAAGGCAGCAGAGCCTATAGTATTCAGATTTGACACAACAGCATGTTTTTTGTAGTTTAAAAAAGCATAAATTAACACATAAACCATATATGGGGAGGTAAAATATGGCTGGAATGAGCAAAGCCGTTATAATTGGACATTTAGGAAGAGATCCAGAGGTTCGTTACACACCAGATGGCCTGGCAGTTACAAATTTTAGTGTTGCAGCAACTGAAAAAATAAAAGGTGTAGATCAGACACAATGGTTTAAAGTTACTGCTTTTGGTAAACTGGGAGAGATTTGCGGTCAATATCTTAGCAAAGGCAGGCAGGTATATATTGACGGCCGCCTGCAGACAAGTGAATGGGAAGATCAAGAAGGCAAAAAAAGATTTACTCTTGAAGTGATTGCAAGCAATATGCAGATGTTAGGTTCTCGTGCAGATGCTGCTCCTCAGGGAGGCGGTTACGGGCCTCCTCCTGGCGGCGGCTATCAAAACCAGCCTCCTTATCAGGGCGGCGGTTACGGGCCTCCTCCTGGCAGCGGCTATCAAAACCAGCCTCCTTACCAGGGCGGCGGTTACGGGCCTCCTCCTGGCGGCGGTTATCAAAACCAGCCTCCTTACCAGGGCGGCGGTTACGGGCCTCCTCCTGGCAGCGGTTATCAAAACCAGCCTCCTTACCAGGGCGGCGGTTATCAGGGCACTCCGGCTGGCGATCCAGGATATTCAGATCAGGACACCAATTATCCTGAGCCTGATAATTACCAGGAAAGTTCTGAATTAAGCAGCAGCAAAGAAGATCATCCTGCTCCTTCTGAAAGTGCTGCTAAAGATGATACTTTTAAAGATAAAAGTGATATGGGAGGAAATCAGGCAGACAATGTACCTGATGATGATGACATTCCTTTTTAACATCATGAATTTGATTTAGGAAAACATTAAACATAACCTTACACAACTGCGTTTCCAGGTTTAATGCTGGGAGCGCAGAATTTAAAATAAAACTCAAAGAATCCTTATTTTGTTAAAATCAGGTAACGGCTCTGAACAAATTGAAAGTGCAGACCTGCTGGTATCAATATCAGACTGAGTGTCTGAAAGCATAACATCAATACACCTGTCTTTTTGTTCCCAAAGTTTATTTACCCATGTTTGAAAATCGTTTCTAAACTGCTTATCTTCAAAATAATCACCCAGCATTTCAGGTTTTATAGTCAATGATTTTACCTGTACCCTTATGTCTTTGATATTGCCGCATAAAAAATCCCAAAAACTTTTTGCCCCTTCAGGATAGGCAATAGTAACATCCAGAAAGCTGTCAAGATATTCCCCCATAGCTCCCAGTACAAATGCGAGTCCTCCTGCTTTGGGCTTTAATAAATTTTTATAAGGGGAATCCTGCTTTTTGTGTTTAGTTTTTGTAAACCTGGTTCCTTCAGCAAAATTGATAATTGATACAGGGATTGTTTTAAATTTTTCACATGCCTTTTTGGTAACATCAAGATCACGTCCTTTAAGATGAGGGTATTTTTTTATAAAATCTCTTGAATATCTTTTCATAAAAGGAAAATCAAGCGCCCACCAGGCCAGACCCAGAACAGGAACCCAGAACAACTCTTTTTTTAGAAAAAATTTTAAAAAAGGAATCTTATGATGAAAAATCCTCTGCAATACCAGGATATCAACCCAGGACTGATGGTTAGCTGTAATAAGATACCATTGACAGGGTTTCAGGTTATTCAGTCCTGACACATGCCATTTGATATTACAGAATATCTGCTGGGTCAGATTGTTTATCCAAACCCAGTTATTAGCTGAACCAGTCAGGATATAATCACATAATCTGCTAAATGATTTATGGGGTGCAATAAGCTTGATAATGGCCGTAAGAAAAATAGGAATAACCCAGAACATTGTATTTAGAAAATAAATTAAAAGAGAAACCAGACCTCGCAAATTATAAAATACTTTTTTTATCATGATATCTGTCCTGCCATTTGATGTTAATAAAGATAAAAATTATAACAACAATATAAAAGGCTGTATTTAAAGATTTCAAGAAATAAGGACAGTATTACAAAAAATTTACAAAACAAATATATATTTTTGTTTTTTGTAAACGATTTTAAGGCTATAATGTCAAAATAAATAAATCATAACAAACTATAACCTTTTTTACTGCTGTTACTCTTACCTGCTTATTATAAGGCGGTTTTCTTAATTGAAAATATAAACAGATAAGGAGCTTGAATAATGCAAAAATTAAATCTTTTACCATCAGATTTAAAATCATTTAATAATTATTCGGAATTTGAAAAATTCTGTAAGTCTCTATTTCATTTAAAAGCTTTTGAATATAAAAAATTATATAAAGTATTGATAAAACTTGAAAGCATAGGGGAAGACCCTAAAGAGAAAATGAAATACTGGAAAACAAATTTTTCCAGAGAAGAATGCATTGAATTTATCAGGTTTTTAATCCTTGTAGATTCAACTGATTTTGCATTGAATAATATTTAGGATTTATTAAAAAAAGGTATCCTGATTCAAATCAGGATGGTCAGGATAATTTCAGGATAGCCAGGATATGAAATTGTTTTCTACCCTGACCATCCCTTCCATATCCGGTTATTTTGATTCAAAAAAGATTCATATCCAGTTTTCGTGATTTTATATGTCCTGTTACCCTGCTTATAAATTCATCACAAGAAATATCCTGCTTTACAGTCCCGTCCAGAGTACGAACTGAAATGGTTCCTGCTTCTTTTTCCTTGTTTCCTATGGTCAGGATTAGGGGAATGTATTCTAGCTGTGCTTCCCTGACTTTTTTCTTCAGACTTTCTGCCCTGTTATCAACAGAGGTTCTGATACCTGAACCTTCGAGATTTTTTTTAACCTCATTGGCATAAGGAATCATTTCATCATTAATGGGCAGTAAAACAGCCTGAACCGGAGCCAGCCAAAGGGGAAACTTTCCTGCAAAATGTTCAACCAGGATACCCAAGAAACGTTCAATAGAACCATAAATAACCCTGTGGATCATTATGGGCCGGTGTTTTTCATTGTCTGGCCCCACATATGAAAGATCAAACCTGTCAGGAAGAGACATGTCAAGCTGGATTGTGCCGCACTGCCATGTACGGCCTAAGGCATCTTTTATATGAACATCTATTTTAGGCCCGTAAAAAGCGCCGTCTCCTTCATTGATTTTATATTCCATGCCATAGGTGTCAAGGGCGTTTTTCAAGCCGTTTGTTGCAAGTTCCCACTGCTGGTCAGTGCCAATGGATTTTACAGGCCGTGTGGATAATTCAAGATGAAAACCCAGACCAAATGTATTGTAAACACGTTCTATAAGTTTCAATACACCCAGTATTTCATCTTTAATCTGTTCAGGGGTCATAAATATATGGGCATCATCCTGATGAAAGGCACGAACCCTGAAAAGACCTGATAAAACTCCGCTGAGTTCATGGCGGTGAACCAGGCCGATTTCACCCTGGCGCAGGGGCAGGTCTTTATACGAATGGGGTTTTGCCGCGTAAAGCAGCATTCCCCCAGGGCAGTTCATAGGCTTGATTGCATAGTCATACTCATCAATTTGTGATGTGTACATATTTTCCCGGTAGTTATCCCAGTGACCGCTTCGTATCCATAGATCGCGGTTAAGCATGATCGGGGTTTTTGTTTCCACATAACCGTCTGCAAGATGTTCTTCCCGCCAGTAATCAAGAAGACTATTCCAGATTACCATACCTTTGGCATGAAAAAATGCCATACCCGGTGCCTCATCATGAAAGCTGAAAAGATCAAGTCTTGTACCCAGTTTTCTGTGGTTGCGTTTTTTTGCTTCTTCAATAAAATTAAGATATTCTTTTAAATCTTTTTTATCAAAATAGGATGTGCCGTAAATCCGCTGAAGCTGCTCCCTGCTTTGATCTGCCCGCCAGTATGCACCTGAAACCTTCATTAATTTAAAGGCTTTTATAAAACCTGTATGGGGAAGATGGGGACCCCTGCATAAATCTGTAAAATCTCCTTGTTCATAAAAAGAAATAGTACCGTCTTCCAGATCAGAAATCATTTCAATCTTGTAGGGTTCATTTTTATAAAACTCAAGTGCTTCTGATTTTGAAACCAGCTTTCGTGTAACAGGAAGTTTGGCATTGATAATTTTTTTCATCTCGGCTTCAATTTTATCAAAATCTTCTTCAGACACAGGCCCCATGTCAATATCATAATAAAATCCGTCTTCAACAACCGGGCCTATGGTCAGTTTTGCATCCTTATATAAATGCAATATAGCCTGAGCCATTACATGGGCTGAGGTATGGCGCAGGATTTCAAGTGCTTCAGGGTCTTTTACTGTAATAAGCCGAACCTTTGCATCGCCTGGGATTTCGTCATATAAATCAATAAGTTTTCCATCAATTTCCATAGCCACACAATTTCTTGCCAGGCCTTCGGAAATGCTTTTTGCCACATCAAAACCCGTGGGAACAGATTCAAATTGTTTAATGTTTCCATCAGGAAGGGTAATGTTTATCATTATTTTCACCTAGAAAAGAATTTAATTTTATTGTTAAAAATGATTAACTTATTTAATACTAAGTGTAAAAGCTTATCTGGGTCAAGGATAAATTTTAATCTTTAAATATCTGCACTAGTTCAGGTAAAGCTGTGCTGCTTTCCTGCTGTATAAAAAAACCCTTATTGCTGACTGCCAGTTTTGAGAACAGATTTTCTTCAATATTAATATCAATTATCAATCCTTTATGCCTGCTTACCTCCCAGGCTATTTGATTGGGAAGATTTGTAGCTCCTGATGTACCAACAACTATAAGCAGGTCTGTGTTCTTTGCTGCTTCAAGGGAGCTGTGAAACTTGAAAAATTCTTCATTATATGTCTCATCAAACCATAAAACATGGGGACGGGTTCTTTTTCCGCATCTGGGGCATGTTAAAAGTTTTTGTTCAATCTCATCAATATCTGTATTTTTTGGGCGGCCCTGAAATGTATTTGGGACTGAGTAGAGATTATCAGAACATTCGGCAGAACAGCGCATGTAAAATATGTTTCCGTGAATATGATAAGTTTTTTCATGGCTGCTTCCTGCTTTCAGGTGTAATCCATCTATATTCTGGGTAATAAGGGTAAATCGTTTTCCAAAAAGCCTTTCCATCTCCACTATGGCATAATGGCCTGTATTGGGTTTTGCAATTCCACAAACATTCAATCTGTAAAGATACCATTTCCAGACTTCGTCAGGTTTGCGGGAAAACATGGAAAAGGTTGCCATTTCCTGGGGATGATATTCTTTTGAGCCTATTGTCCAATACCCTTCTGCACCTCGAAATGTTGGAATACCGCTTTCTGCCGAGATACCTGCCCCTGTGAGTACAGTGATATTTTGAGAAGAAGCAGCAAAGTTTTTTAAGATTTTTATAAGTTCTGAGTTCATTATATCCCCATATTTTTTATCATTATTATTTTCTTAATAATTATTTTTGGGTTTTTATATGTGTTTTGTCAATAATTAAAATTCCTATGCTTAAAAAAACTGATAGTCAATCAATCTGCATATTATGTACTTCCTCTATACAAATAATGATTATCTGCATTTGAAATATGAATATTGCCTTTTTTATAATATTTTGTAATATCAAATATTTATCTTTAATTTTCTTTAAAAATAATCCCTGGCATACTCATTGCTTTGATAATATTTAAGAAAATTTTGTATGACAAGTTACAGAAAGGAGGAGCAGATGACTAATTTTTTTATGAGAATAACAGACGTAATCAGTGCCAATATTAATGAAATGGTTGATCGTGTGGAAGACCCTGAGCGGATGATAAAGCAGATTATAAGGGAAATGGAGGAAAATATCCGCAGGGCAAGGGAAGGTGTGCTTGATGCCATGACCAGTGAAAAGCAGCTTGCAAAGGAATTAAACCACCACAAACAGGAATCCCGGGAATGGGCAGCAAGGGCTGAAAAAGCTTTGAGAAACGGAAAAGATGAACTTACCCGAAAGGCTCTTACCAGGAAAAAAGAGCATGACAGGATTGTTAAAGACCTGGAAAAAGCCTGGGAATCTGCCAGAAATACCAGTGAAAATCTTAAAGCCCAGCTCCGCAAGCTTGAAAACAAACTCCAGGAAACAAGGCGCAAACGCAGCACCCTTGCAGCACGCCAGAGGGTTGCAGTGGCTCGCCAGCACATGAGTTCAACTGTAAACTGTTTTGAAAAAGGGCTGGATACTGAGAGTAAATTTATCCGAATGGAAGAACGGGTTG from the Desulfonema limicola genome contains:
- a CDS encoding MFS transporter; the protein is MKINNKISFKWIMGTQYFLYFGVMGIILPYFNLYCFHLNFTGLQIGLLSSVRSVSMILFPVLWGIFADRFRIRRPIYIFCNFMSAGIWIFYFFTTEFNMMFLIAALYSVFYAPIISFMEAFTMDVLNTEKQSYGKIRVWGTIAFIIIVVLIGKLIDLYSVNIILGFIFAGSLIQALISVNIPDIKAEKNIAFVSGADFLRTRHVIIFLICAFMMLFSHGTYYGFFSIHLEKLGFGKTFIGFAWALASIAEILVMINSNRIFKRFSLEDVMFFSFITAGARWLILYFAESQVIILASQCLHAITYGTFHIASILYIDRASPEESKTMGQAVNNALTYGLGTTAGIFLSGYFFESLGAFNLFLVCSLIAFTGGLIIKRQQSL
- the thrS gene encoding threonine--tRNA ligase is translated as MINITLPDGNIKQFESVPTGFDVAKSISEGLARNCVAMEIDGKLIDLYDEIPGDAKVRLITVKDPEALEILRHTSAHVMAQAILHLYKDAKLTIGPVVEDGFYYDIDMGPVSEEDFDKIEAEMKKIINAKLPVTRKLVSKSEALEFYKNEPYKIEMISDLEDGTISFYEQGDFTDLCRGPHLPHTGFIKAFKLMKVSGAYWRADQSREQLQRIYGTSYFDKKDLKEYLNFIEEAKKRNHRKLGTRLDLFSFHDEAPGMAFFHAKGMVIWNSLLDYWREEHLADGYVETKTPIMLNRDLWIRSGHWDNYRENMYTSQIDEYDYAIKPMNCPGGMLLYAAKPHSYKDLPLRQGEIGLVHRHELSGVLSGLFRVRAFHQDDAHIFMTPEQIKDEILGVLKLIERVYNTFGLGFHLELSTRPVKSIGTDQQWELATNGLKNALDTYGMEYKINEGDGAFYGPKIDVHIKDALGRTWQCGTIQLDMSLPDRFDLSYVGPDNEKHRPIMIHRVIYGSIERFLGILVEHFAGKFPLWLAPVQAVLLPINDEMIPYANEVKKNLEGSGIRTSVDNRAESLKKKVREAQLEYIPLILTIGNKEKEAGTISVRTLDGTVKQDISCDEFISRVTGHIKSRKLDMNLF
- the lon gene encoding endopeptidase La encodes the protein MSQTQSAINLDTENIPEEIPILPLFDAALFPKMVLPLVVMQGDSIKLIDEAMAKDRIVGLLVAKKPVQKDVKPYEELESVGTAALILKLAKTEDNKAQLLVQGINRFKVNEFTEHKPYLKARVTHIKEKEVKDKEVEALMSNILELFAKIVSLSPGLPPELANMAKSIKEPGVLADMIASTINSTLDEKQKILEIKDVKKRLKETTRIVNYQVEILELGNKIQSQVKGDMDKRQREYYLREQLKAIKEELGEKDETSVEVDDYKARIEEKNLPEEAKKEAERELSRLSRMHPSSSEYTVASTYLDWLTSIPWHESTEDNLDINKARKILDEDHFGLEKAKKRIIEYLAVRKLNPESKSPILCFAGPPGTGKTSLGQSIARAIGRKFIRLSLGGVRDEAEIRGHRRTYVGALPGRIIQGIRRAESNNPIFMLDEIDKVGSDFRGDPSSALLEVLDPEQNFSFSDHYLDVAFDLSKVMFITTANILDTIPPALRDRMEVLQLLGYTEDEKIKIANKYLIPRQRKAHGLKSDQISFTRGAVKEIITGYTREAGLRNLEREIASVCRGVAAKIVGGELESVNLKVVDITQYLGPAKIHLESKARIITPGVAMGLAWTQAGGEILFIEATAMKGKKGLILTGQLGDVMKESATAALSFIRSNAKRLKIDEDFFEAHDIHIHIPAGAIPKDGPSAGVTMLTAIASLISNKIIVKDLAMTGEITLRGMVLPVGGIKEKVLAAHRSKIKTLILPKWNEKDLEDIPEKVKKEIDFHFVDKMMDVLELALTK
- a CDS encoding single-stranded DNA-binding protein gives rise to the protein MAGMSKAVIIGHLGRDPEVRYTPDGLAVTNFSVAATEKIKGVDQTQWFKVTAFGKLGEICGQYLSKGRQVYIDGRLQTSEWEDQEGKKRFTLEVIASNMQMLGSRADAAPQGGGYGPPPGGGYQNQPPYQGGGYGPPPGSGYQNQPPYQGGGYGPPPGGGYQNQPPYQGGGYGPPPGSGYQNQPPYQGGGYQGTPAGDPGYSDQDTNYPEPDNYQESSELSSSKEDHPAPSESAAKDDTFKDKSDMGGNQADNVPDDDDIPF
- a CDS encoding Hsp20/alpha crystallin family protein is translated as MDYIKIRFGNNLDQLSSNFEKNIEDIFRAISPRFTCTECTWTPPMDIYEAPEEIIILAEIAGVNKDDLDIEINTKAVKITGKRIDMPRLENATYRLAEIRCGKFERILFLPNPINTEQVTASYLDGMLYIRLAKLQTDKTHKIQISNE
- a CDS encoding SIR2 family NAD-dependent protein deacylase, with protein sequence MNSELIKILKNFAASSQNITVLTGAGISAESGIPTFRGAEGYWTIGSKEYHPQEMATFSMFSRKPDEVWKWYLYRLNVCGIAKPNTGHYAIVEMERLFGKRFTLITQNIDGLHLKAGSSHEKTYHIHGNIFYMRCSAECSDNLYSVPNTFQGRPKNTDIDEIEQKLLTCPRCGKRTRPHVLWFDETYNEEFFKFHSSLEAAKNTDLLIVVGTSGATNLPNQIAWEVSRHKGLIIDINIEENLFSKLAVSNKGFFIQQESSTALPELVQIFKD
- a CDS encoding PspA/IM30 family protein → MTNFFMRITDVISANINEMVDRVEDPERMIKQIIREMEENIRRAREGVLDAMTSEKQLAKELNHHKQESREWAARAEKALRNGKDELTRKALTRKKEHDRIVKDLEKAWESARNTSENLKAQLRKLENKLQETRRKRSTLAARQRVAVARQHMSSTVNCFEKGLDTESKFIRMEERVEEMEARTDAIMELDDDQTELEKEFDDLEVETDVDAEFEELKKKIELT
- a CDS encoding acyltransferase, with protein sequence MIKKVFYNLRGLVSLLIYFLNTMFWVIPIFLTAIIKLIAPHKSFSRLCDYILTGSANNWVWINNLTQQIFCNIKWHVSGLNNLKPCQWYLITANHQSWVDILVLQRIFHHKIPFLKFFLKKELFWVPVLGLAWWALDFPFMKRYSRDFIKKYPHLKGRDLDVTKKACEKFKTIPVSIINFAEGTRFTKTKHKKQDSPYKNLLKPKAGGLAFVLGAMGEYLDSFLDVTIAYPEGAKSFWDFLCGNIKDIRVQVKSLTIKPEMLGDYFEDKQFRNDFQTWVNKLWEQKDRCIDVMLSDTQSDIDTSRSALSICSEPLPDFNKIRIL